The DNA window GGCACAGGGCATATCCGTCTCCGATGATGTTCTGCGCGCCTGTGCGCACCGCTGCAACCAGGCCCCGGCACGCCAGCTCGCCCGTGCGCTCCTTGCCACACCGAATCTTCCGGCAGGGCTTGCCGATCAGCACGCGCCATGGGTGATCAAGCAACTGCAGACCCATGGCTCGCAGATGTGGGAAGACATCGCCCGCCATATCGAGCGCGTCCTCGATATTCGGATCAGCACCCGCATACTCGAGCGCATCGACCTCGACCATGTGGGGGAAGCCGCCTTCCTCGCCCGCCACTTCGACCTGTTCACCACAGTCGGCCACGACGGCGGAGACTTGCTCGAACAGCTTCTGACGCATCTGGATTGGCGAGTTCGCGCCGCGCTCGCCGAAGCGCTACTCGGACACCACACCATCACCCGAGTGAACGTCGGCCGGATCGTCGACCGGCTCGTTCGCGACGACGACTACAAGGTCCGAGCAGCCGTCGCCCGTGTAGTCGGAACGTCGAAACCACCTCAGCGTTGACTTGTCTCCGAACTCTGCTCACCGACCGCAACTGGCACGTCCGAGAACGCGCACTGCAGGGAGTCCTGTCCGGAACACGAACGCCGCTACCAGATCCCACGCTCGCCAGCACCGTTATCGCCACTGCTGCCAGCGAGACCGACTGGGCTTCGCCGCCAGCGTTGGCAATGAAACTCCTGGCACGAATTCGTCTGCTGGGCACCGACAGCTGCCTCGAGGCGTCGGCAGTGGTGAACGATGCGCTTTTCGGGTTGCTCAGAGAATTGCGGACCGGCTGGATCGCGCTTCCGCCTGACCTCGAACAATCCCTCGTCGCTCGAGGCGAATCATCCGCGCACTGGCTCACCACTCGTGAGGCCCGCGCAACTCGTCGACGGTATGCCCTTCACGCGGACATAGGAAGCGTCCGCGAGCAGTACCGGCGGCGGCGCGGCTGCAGGTCCCTCCAGGTCGCTCTCGATGTGCATTCGCTCGACCGTGCTATCACGATCGCCCGAGCCGCCGTCGATGCCGGAACCGATTTCATCGAGGTCGGCGACCCTTTGATCAAACGATCTGGTGTCGCAGCGATCGCCGCGATCAAACGCGCCGCACCCGATACGACGGTCGTGGCTGAAATGATGTCCGCCGACTGGGGCCGCGACCAAGTCGAACTCGCCGCCGAAGTCGGCGCAGACGTAGTGTTGCTCATCGGCCCAGCATCCACCGCCAGCGTCTCCGCCGCAGTGACGGCCGCACGCCGCCTCGGCGTCGCACTCGTCCTCGATACACCGCGCGCTCACGTCAACGCCGCGTGGCTGCGCGACATGGAACGCACCGGAATCGACGGCTTCGTCGTCACCACCAACATCGACCTCGGCGTCGGCAGTGACCACCCGCTCGCGACGGCCAGAACGATCCGCAGCTGCAGCCAACTCCCCGTCGCAGTGTCCGGCGGATTCAGCACAGCCGACGACGAACTCACTGGCAGCACCCACTGGGACATCGCCATCATCGGCCGCAGCATCGCCGATGCCGTCGCCCCCGCCGACCTCGTATACCAGTTGACCAGCATCGTCCGAAAAATCCATGCAAAGGAGCGCCCATGATCATCACCCCTCTGCAGGTCCAGCACATCAACGACATTCACCACCTCATGGAGCTCGGCGAGCCCTATATCCACGCCCGCGGCCTGTCTGACTACTGGCTCTACGCCGAGCTGTTCTCCTCGACTTGCCCCGTCATGACCGACGAGGACAACAACATCACCGGCGCCGTGATCGCGTTCCGCAGCCAGGACAACCCGGCAGACGTCTATATCCAGGACGTCATGATCCATCCCGATCACCGGCAACGCGGAATCGCCCGAGCGCTCCTGACAAGCATCCGCACCCAAGCCGAAAAATGGGACTGTCAGCGGATGTATCTGACCTCCGAGCCGGAAAACCATGCAGCACACGCCACATGGACCACCCTCGGATTCGTCAACGTACCCGGCGACCACCAGATCGACGGTGTCTCGGTGATCACCGATTACAAAGGGCCCGGACGCAGCCGGGCCGTCTACGAATTGCTGTTGAGCCAATGAAACCGGGCTGCGCGGGATTCGCAGCCGACACACAGCCACGTGATGCGGGTAAGGGACCCATCAATCCGAACCTCGCCCCGTTGGCACCGACTTCGTCGAAGCACTCCACCGGCTCGTGGTGATGTGTTCGCCCACACGGAAAGGTTCGCCAGCTGGTGTCGTGGCTGTGCTGTTCGAGACCGGTGGCGAAATGCGATGGCTTCCACAGCGTGTAGCGAAAATGGAAGGGCTCCTTCACTGGAAGCAGCAGTGTGTCGACATGGGTCAGGGTGGTGGGTTCAAGCACAGGGGTCTTCTATGGACGCGCGCCCGAGGGTAGATCGGCGCCGGAATCGTCGACGCGGGAGGTGGTCACAGGGTCGATCCAATAGGCGGTATCGCGGCCGTAGTTCGGGGTGGTGAACGCGGTCTCCCATTTTGCGTCGGGATCGATGAGGTCTCGCCACGGCGCGACTTCGACGTAGAGGACACGCATCGAATTCAGCGCGGCGTAATGCAGTGCGGGCCCGTCGGTGCTGACAGCATCCTCGGGGACGGCGACCTCGAAGTTGTGTTCCAGGCCCGCCCGTACGGTGGCCTCGACGCACACATTGGTCTGCAGCCCAGCGACGATGAGCCGCTGGGCCCCGAGGCTGCGCAAAATCGGATTCAGCTCGGTATAGGCGAAGAAGCTGTGCCTGGTCTTCTCCAACACCAGATCGCCGGGTTCGGGAGCGATCGCATCCATCAACTGAGATCGCCACGCCTTGTCCTGCGGCGTCAGCTTCGGCACCCGCTCTGCCCGGTATCGGCGATGTCGTCCGGCTCGAGGGTTGAAGGCCAATTGCCCTGCCGGGCTGGGTATTTGACGCGAGTAGATCACCGGTATCGCTGCCGCTCTGGCCGCGGTCAGAAGTGATCGACATTCAGTGACGACCTCATCGAGGCGCCAGATCGGCGGCCACCCGAGGGCGTCCCGCACATCCTGAACCAGGTAGCTGTTCTGCAGATCGATCATCAGCAGCACAGTCGTCGGCATCAACACACGCTCCTCCCCTAGTACGACGGACATCAATTGTGCCGGTGAGAAAAGGCGCATGGCAGCCAAATCAGCTCGATATCGGAAGGCCGTCCCTGTGTGGCCGATCCGGAGGAATGCCACCGCCGAGATCACGACGTTCTCCCCGATCGCTGCGTCGTCGCCGATTTCGATGCGAGCAGGGTGGCTCCGTGACCGATCCTCACTCGGCCACCGATGACTACGGATGGCAGCTACTGGCCGGCGCTGGTGTTGTGGGACTGCCAGGTGTGGTGTTCAACGGATCACCGTCGGCGGTCCGCGGCGAATGTTGCTGCGCCCAGCGACGCATCCGAGGCTCGATCTCGTCGAAGAAGACTGACTTGGCGCGGGTTATCTTGGGTGCTCCCAACGATCTTCGGTACGTGAGTTAGGTAGCCTGCATCCTCACGTGCCTCACACCTATCTGGGGGTTTCGAGTGACGTCTGGTCTGGCTGGCCAACCGCTGGTGTTTCGTGCCGAGCGCGCCGTCTCGCCGGTGGATCGTGGGGTGCGCTGGGTCGTCGTTGACTGTCTTCTATGACTTTCACGTGGAAGCGACCGCCTACGTGGCGTCGCAGCGAGCCCGGGACTGCTCGCCGAACACTGAGCGGGCCTACGCCGGATGCATCGCGCTGTACTTGTCGATGGGGCGGGTTCGGATGCTTCCGACACCGGCGAGCGGTGTGCGTTTGGCCGACGCGGTGCGGATCTACCTCGCCACAATCACGGTGCCCAACACCCGCGCGACCTACGCCCGTGAATACGACCCGAACCGGCCGTAACCCTCATCCGTCACCGCGACATGAAATCACCTACCAGCCAGCCCCGTTCACCGAATCAGCTCACTAGCGCCGGATCTCGCGAAACTGTTCCTTCTGATCGCAATTTCATCGGATGCAGAATCCGGATTGGTTTGCATGCCATAGGATTTCGGGACGTGGCGGGGCCGCTCAGAGGGCCTGTCCCGCGCCGGGGTGAAGCTGGGCGAAGTCTATCGGCCCACGAAAGGTGATGTCTTGAAACTCGCCGCTGACCTGCCGATTTGCCTAGATGATTAGGTTTGATGAAAGATCCTTTCATCTGATGTAATCACTCTGGAGGGTGGTTGGCGTGGGCAAACAGGGCGTGGCGCCAGGTTCGGCGGCGCTTCATCTGGTCGATGGGCTGTCGCTGTTGCGGCCCGAGGAACAGGTCTTCGCCGCGATGCTCGACGGTTGGCGGAATCAGCAGTTGGCGAGGAATCTGGCGTTCTCGACGATCGGCAGCCGCGAGAAGGTGGTGCAGGCGTTCATGCGATATGCCGATGCCTACCCGTGGCATTGGACGTCGGCGCAGGTCGATGAGTGGCTGGGTGATCTGCGGGCGGTGCGGAACCTGAAACGGTCGACGCTGCGCAACTATCAGGAGGCGGTGCAACTGTTCTGCGCCTACCTGATCAACCCGGCCTATCAGTGGTCGACCGAGTGTGAGCAGCGGTTCGGCACCCACCCGATTCAGGTTGTCCACGACTGGAACACCGCCGAGCACATCGACGAGGCCGAATCCGATGCAGGCAAGCGGGCTTTCACCCGCAAAGAGTTGATCGCACTGTTCGACCATGCCGATGAACAAGTGGTGCGCATCCGCGAGGCCGGCCGCAAGGGCTGGGTTCCGGCGTTCCGAGACGCTGCGCTGATGAAAACGGCGTATGCGTTCGGGTTGCGGCGCAACGAGATTCGGATGCTCGACACCGCCGACTTCGGCCGCAACCCCGATGGTCCAGAGTTCGGCGAGTACGGGGTTACATACGTCCGTTACGGCAAGGCCAAGAAAGGTTCGACGCCGAAGCGGCGAAGCGTGCTGGCGATCTGGGATTGGTCGGCGGAGGTGCTGCAAGAGTGGATCGAGGAGTATCGGCCGATGTTCCCCACCGCTGGCTCGCCAGCGTGCTGGCCGTCCGAGCGAGGCCCGCGGATCGGACTCAGTTCGATCAACACCCGGCTCGCCGCCTACCGTGACGAGCTCGGCTTGGATCCCGCCCTCGATTTCCACTCGTTGCGCCGAAGCCACATCACTCACCAGGTCGAGGATGGTTTCGACGCTCGATTTGTCCAGGAGCAGGCTGGCCACGAACACTCGTCCACGACGTCGATTTACACCTGTGTCTCGTCGGACTATCGCACCCGAACCCTGCGGCGAGTACTCGACACTACCGTGGCGGCGGCGCTGAAGAAGACCGGGAGGACCCGATGAAACGGCAGGTCAGCTACCAGTGGCGGCTGCGTGAGATGATGGCCGCGGCCGGCATGTTCGCCGCGAACGATCTCGAACCGCATCTACACGACCGCGGAATCAAGCTGTCGTCGGTGCAGGTTTGGCGGTTGGTCACCCAAACCCCGGAACGGCTGTCGCTGCCGGTGCTGGCCGCGCTCTGCGACATCTTCAACTGCACCCCGGCCGAACTGATCGCCACCAAAGCGGAGAACCAGGCCCGCAAGGTCGCCACCGGCGAGGCCAACGTGGTCGACATGGCCACCCAGATCCGGCCCAAACGCGCCCGGATCCGCGCCGAGGAATGAGCCCCGCCTACACGCCAGAGCAGTACGAACGCTGGTTTGTTCGCGACTGCGTCCGCTGCGGGCGCCGCGCGGCCAAGGCTGCGAACTGGGAAGGCCCGATCTGCCGGACCTGCTACGCCAGGGCGGTGCGCACACACGGCCGCTGCCCCGGCTGCGGCGTCGAGCGCCTGCTGCCCGGACGGCGCGACGACCACGCACCGATCTGCCGGGACTGCGCCGCCATCACACGCGACTTCTTCTGCGCCCGTTGCGGTTTCGAAGGCGAACTACACGGTCGCAGGCTCTGCACCCGGTGCACCCTGTCCGCGCGGCTGC is part of the Nocardia sp. NBC_00565 genome and encodes:
- a CDS encoding orotidine 5'-phosphate decarboxylase / HUMPS family protein; the encoded protein is MKLLARIRLLGTDSCLEASAVVNDALFGLLRELRTGWIALPPDLEQSLVARGESSAHWLTTREARATRRRYALHADIGSVREQYRRRRGCRSLQVALDVHSLDRAITIARAAVDAGTDFIEVGDPLIKRSGVAAIAAIKRAAPDTTVVAEMMSADWGRDQVELAAEVGADVVLLIGPASTASVSAAVTAARRLGVALVLDTPRAHVNAAWLRDMERTGIDGFVVTTNIDLGVGSDHPLATARTIRSCSQLPVAVSGGFSTADDELTGSTHWDIAIIGRSIADAVAPADLVYQLTSIVRKIHAKERP
- a CDS encoding tyrosine-type recombinase/integrase, with product MGKQGVAPGSAALHLVDGLSLLRPEEQVFAAMLDGWRNQQLARNLAFSTIGSREKVVQAFMRYADAYPWHWTSAQVDEWLGDLRAVRNLKRSTLRNYQEAVQLFCAYLINPAYQWSTECEQRFGTHPIQVVHDWNTAEHIDEAESDAGKRAFTRKELIALFDHADEQVVRIREAGRKGWVPAFRDAALMKTAYAFGLRRNEIRMLDTADFGRNPDGPEFGEYGVTYVRYGKAKKGSTPKRRSVLAIWDWSAEVLQEWIEEYRPMFPTAGSPACWPSERGPRIGLSSINTRLAAYRDELGLDPALDFHSLRRSHITHQVEDGFDARFVQEQAGHEHSSTTSIYTCVSSDYRTRTLRRVLDTTVAAALKKTGRTR
- a CDS encoding cysteine hydrolase family protein; this encodes MPTTVLLMIDLQNSYLVQDVRDALGWPPIWRLDEVVTECRSLLTAARAAAIPVIYSRQIPSPAGQLAFNPRAGRHRRYRAERVPKLTPQDKAWRSQLMDAIAPEPGDLVLEKTRHSFFAYTELNPILRSLGAQRLIVAGLQTNVCVEATVRAGLEHNFEVAVPEDAVSTDGPALHYAALNSMRVLYVEVAPWRDLIDPDAKWETAFTTPNYGRDTAYWIDPVTTSRVDDSGADLPSGARP
- a CDS encoding GNAT family N-acetyltransferase, coding for MIITPLQVQHINDIHHLMELGEPYIHARGLSDYWLYAELFSSTCPVMTDEDNNITGAVIAFRSQDNPADVYIQDVMIHPDHRQRGIARALLTSIRTQAEKWDCQRMYLTSEPENHAAHATWTTLGFVNVPGDHQIDGVSVITDYKGPGRSRAVYELLLSQ
- a CDS encoding helix-turn-helix domain-containing protein, translating into MKRQVSYQWRLREMMAAAGMFAANDLEPHLHDRGIKLSSVQVWRLVTQTPERLSLPVLAALCDIFNCTPAELIATKAENQARKVATGEANVVDMATQIRPKRARIRAEE